TTAGGGTACCTGTGGTGGATTTCGCATTAAGATACGAGGAATTTGGTAAGACGCGCTCAGGCATGTCGCCTTAACCCGCAACGTTAAAACTATATATTATGATTACAAAATTTAAGCGTAGAAAGGTCCTCAAATAGACCCAAACAACCGAACAATAGCACATAAAGTACACAAATAATTGAAACGAATAACCTCTCATTAGACTAGCCAACAACACTAACCACTCAAGGTGATCAGAAAGATATTTTAATCTCCTCTTTTGGTGTTGTTCTGGTTAGGTGTAGGTAGATGAGTCAGAGTAAAAAGAAGCAGGCCCCTCTTCCAGCCTCAAGTGCTGGGCTGCTTCGCTTCTTTGAAGATGAAACTAAAGGTGTTAAGATTAGGCCTGAACTCGTAGTCGCCATGTCTGCGGCGTTGATCGTTATATCCATCTTGATACGAATCTTACTTCCCACGTAACAAAAGGGGCCTCTATTGAAAGCTGCAGCCAACCTGCAGAGGCGATATAGTCTATTATTTAGACTACCTTCTACCAGAGCTTCTGCTACGATAAGTGTGTTGAGTGTTGTGGTGCTTAGCCTTCTACCAGCCTTCTTAACGACTTTATCCGCCATTACATATCTTCTAC
This genomic window from Nitrososphaerota archaeon contains:
- a CDS encoding preprotein translocase subunit Sec61beta, with amino-acid sequence MSQSKKKQAPLPASSAGLLRFFEDETKGVKIRPELVVAMSAALIVISILIRILLPT